From the Hymenobacter yonginensis genome, one window contains:
- a CDS encoding T9SS type A sorting domain-containing protein, whose amino-acid sequence MKQRLRYWSVAAVTLLSSFAVVDTAYAEGSRELTPNSNNLALTDPANTRAGYLTHDAVAGAQDVSLSFLKPKAWGPGFSADHRMYIRLQPGERLAYGVQRINFQALDNIFYGNLVLTVRYGNGFGGAGQIVQQTTLSRDINTANSGGLLTNQAGVIGSAAQAQAGPSTLNPAGYTPLTYTNTTGATQDFWVEFTGTANGLNEFNDGNTQPGFNDLSVSNRANYNAARITRAEYPFWDFTVIGADNQEKKGRLFSKFWAFSAGLSGGNGFENRLSSSFALYPLIPSAQNPGRYYVKQFELAGMRPYVFYFVSNANGTVAYDAANNATTQFSESRKSRSGRFGYPEYSNFVNDPDQNLWPSAPAPNFSRTYQPFCNSITGRGAAAFTTTSEETGSVNILIDLNNNGVKDGNDVLLEQTVTQANIPVTTAWDGRDAAGGTVATGTAIRLTFTSTGAPVNFPIYDAEGNPDGYRVQNIRPSSGGNAFFDRLYWDDRNLTTFPATPPAPDNSNNRLDGVVSSTTTYQGVHRWGDATNEAGNDLTINTWTYGFISAAAEQSFIYTFNCDYDNDGVADAQDLDDDNDGISDLTESNGQNPQTYTLNGQPKTDGTGVPIYLDAAYVTPNRGAWRDVNADGINDLFDVDLDGIPNHIDLDADGDGITDAREANGGPNPTGMGVNGRINNSFLDLNKDGMDDRYQAGGSVVLSMPDTDGDGRTDLYDLDSDNDGILDMREAQSTAAYIEGNSDADKDGLADQFDQQNGGLAPNGVALNPVNTEGNGPRDYRDTDSDNDAQPDWIEGFDENQDGAAMDDLNRKAQAFALANPNKTAYYPIVPRALSPFLADADADGQPNFLDPQSAYYHDDNQNGLVDLFDPAYGGSPSVAPKRTAGQADADFRSAAVATPLPVELISFQARAAGRDALLTWATASEKDNAHFDVERSADGVTFAVVGSVRGNGTRSTRTDYAFTDKGAGAAAGTRYYRLRQVDLDGKESTTEVRVVSFDGKGAATLISVYPSPSTDKATLDLLALSQATYQLEVLGADGRRMLRFETTGGREVALPVAEFAKGTYMIRVSGQGQRYLVKLLKN is encoded by the coding sequence ATGAAACAACGATTACGGTACTGGAGCGTGGCGGCCGTCACGTTGCTTTCCAGCTTTGCTGTGGTGGACACCGCCTATGCTGAGGGTTCACGTGAGTTGACACCCAACTCCAACAACTTGGCGCTAACGGACCCGGCCAACACCCGCGCCGGCTACCTCACCCACGATGCCGTGGCCGGCGCGCAGGACGTGTCGCTAAGCTTCCTCAAACCCAAGGCCTGGGGCCCGGGCTTCTCCGCCGACCACCGCATGTACATCCGGCTACAGCCCGGCGAGCGACTGGCGTACGGCGTGCAACGAATCAACTTTCAGGCACTGGACAACATCTTCTATGGCAATCTGGTCCTGACCGTCCGCTATGGCAATGGTTTTGGGGGAGCTGGCCAGATTGTGCAGCAGACTACGCTCTCGCGCGATATCAACACGGCCAATTCCGGTGGCCTTCTTACCAACCAGGCTGGGGTGATTGGCAGTGCCGCTCAGGCACAGGCTGGCCCTTCAACACTGAACCCGGCCGGCTACACACCCCTGACGTATACCAATACCACAGGCGCAACGCAGGATTTTTGGGTGGAATTCACGGGTACAGCCAACGGCCTCAATGAATTCAATGATGGCAATACACAGCCAGGCTTCAATGACCTAAGCGTATCCAACCGGGCTAACTACAATGCAGCCCGGATTACCCGAGCAGAGTATCCTTTCTGGGATTTCACGGTTATCGGAGCCGACAACCAAGAGAAAAAAGGCCGCCTGTTCAGCAAGTTCTGGGCTTTCTCGGCGGGCCTGTCGGGTGGCAACGGGTTCGAGAACCGCTTGTCCAGCTCGTTTGCGCTGTATCCGCTGATTCCGAGTGCCCAGAACCCGGGCCGCTACTACGTGAAGCAGTTTGAACTGGCCGGCATGCGCCCCTACGTGTTCTACTTTGTGTCGAATGCCAATGGCACAGTGGCCTACGACGCGGCCAACAACGCCACCACTCAGTTTTCAGAAAGCCGCAAGAGCCGCTCCGGTCGTTTCGGCTATCCTGAGTATTCCAACTTCGTCAACGACCCCGACCAAAACTTGTGGCCCAGTGCGCCCGCGCCCAACTTTTCCCGTACCTACCAGCCGTTCTGTAACTCAATTACCGGCAGAGGGGCGGCGGCTTTCACCACTACCAGCGAGGAAACCGGCTCAGTCAACATCCTGATTGACCTCAACAACAATGGTGTAAAGGATGGCAACGACGTGCTGCTGGAGCAGACCGTAACGCAGGCTAACATTCCGGTAACTACCGCCTGGGATGGGCGCGACGCCGCCGGCGGCACTGTAGCCACTGGAACGGCCATTCGCCTGACCTTCACCAGCACTGGCGCCCCCGTCAACTTCCCCATCTACGACGCCGAGGGCAACCCTGATGGTTACCGCGTACAGAACATCCGGCCTTCGTCGGGCGGCAACGCCTTCTTCGACCGCCTCTACTGGGACGACCGCAACCTGACCACGTTCCCAGCCACGCCACCCGCCCCCGACAACAGCAACAACCGCCTGGATGGTGTTGTGTCCAGCACCACTACCTATCAGGGCGTCCACCGCTGGGGAGATGCCACCAATGAGGCCGGCAACGACCTGACCATCAACACCTGGACCTACGGCTTTATTTCTGCCGCCGCTGAGCAGTCGTTTATCTACACCTTCAACTGCGACTACGACAACGACGGCGTCGCCGATGCCCAGGACCTGGACGACGACAATGACGGAATTTCTGACCTGACGGAAAGCAACGGCCAGAACCCACAGACGTACACGCTCAACGGCCAGCCCAAAACTGACGGTACCGGCGTACCAATTTATCTGGATGCTGCCTACGTGACCCCCAACCGGGGGGCTTGGCGCGACGTGAATGCCGATGGTATTAATGACTTGTTTGACGTGGACCTGGACGGCATCCCCAACCATATTGACCTGGATGCTGACGGCGACGGTATTACTGACGCCCGGGAAGCAAATGGCGGCCCAAACCCAACAGGCATGGGTGTTAATGGCCGAATCAATAACTCCTTCCTCGACCTCAACAAAGATGGCATGGACGACCGGTACCAGGCTGGTGGCTCCGTGGTACTGAGTATGCCAGATACGGATGGTGACGGCCGCACGGACCTCTATGACCTAGATTCCGACAATGATGGCATTCTGGATATGCGGGAAGCACAAAGCACTGCTGCATATATCGAGGGCAATTCTGATGCAGATAAGGATGGTTTGGCTGATCAGTTTGACCAGCAAAATGGAGGACTTGCCCCAAACGGCGTTGCATTGAATCCGGTAAATACGGAGGGTAACGGCCCGCGCGACTACCGGGACACTGACAGCGACAACGACGCGCAACCCGACTGGATTGAAGGCTTTGACGAAAACCAGGATGGGGCCGCCATGGACGACCTGAATCGCAAAGCCCAAGCATTTGCCTTGGCCAATCCGAACAAGACTGCCTACTATCCAATTGTGCCTCGTGCTCTGTCTCCCTTCCTGGCCGACGCCGATGCCGATGGACAGCCCAACTTCCTGGACCCGCAGTCCGCCTATTATCACGACGACAACCAGAATGGCCTAGTAGACCTGTTCGACCCGGCTTATGGAGGTTCTCCTTCGGTAGCCCCCAAGCGAACTGCTGGCCAGGCAGATGCCGACTTCCGCAGCGCCGCTGTGGCTACGCCGCTGCCCGTGGAGCTGATCAGCTTCCAGGCCCGGGCCGCCGGCCGCGACGCGCTGTTGACCTGGGCCACGGCTTCGGAAAAAGACAACGCCCATTTCGACGTGGAGCGCTCTGCTGATGGCGTGACCTTCGCGGTAGTGGGCTCGGTGCGGGGCAACGGCACTCGCAGCACCCGCACCGACTACGCCTTCACCGACAAAGGCGCCGGCGCGGCCGCAGGCACGCGCTATTACCGCCTGCGCCAGGTGGACCTGGACGGCAAAGAGTCGACCACGGAAGTGCGGGTGGTGAGCTTCGACGGCAAAGGCGCGGCTACGCTGATTTCGGTGTACCCTTCGCCCTCAACCGACAAGGCAACCCTCGACCTGCTGGCGCTGAGCCAGGCCACCTACCAGTTGGAAGTTCTGGGGGCTGATGGCCGCCGGATGCTGCGCTTTGAAACCACGGGCGGCCGCGAGGTGGCCCTGCCGGTAGCGGAGTTTGCCAAAGGCACGTACATGATCCGGGTGAGCGGCCAAGGCCAGCGCTACCTGGTAAAGCTGCTCAAAAACTAG
- a CDS encoding alpha-ketoacid dehydrogenase subunit alpha/beta, protein MSLHAAPTLEADFTAAPPAPETLRRVYRLMRTADELARLYEENKAVTAKYVHATARGHEAIQLAAASQLGPQDYVAPYYRDDAMLLGIGLQPYELMLQLMAKRDDPFSGGRTYYSHPSLRRAGFPTIPHQSSATGMQAIPATGVAHGIKYLESQGLATSSNEQLAISDSSTDLPADAGSGDDEQPILNSSLLITNSEKKPLVLCSIGDGAMTEGEVSEALQMAVLHQLPIIYLVQDNEWGISATGREMRAMDAYEFAAGFKGLHRLQFDGADFLASYAGMQQAADYVRERRGPVLVHARCPLLGHHTSGVRREWYRGDNLAQHSLQDPLPRFHQQLLELGFAEDELQQLAAEARATVEADYQRALAAPNPDPATFADHEFAPPAVTEEAGERTPAGADKALMVDAALHAVDDILREFPEALFYGQDVGGELGGVFREAALLAKKYGDARVFNTPIQEAYIVGSTAGMSAVGAKAIVEVQFADYIWPALNQLVEELSKSCYLSNGQFPVQSLIRVPIGAYGGGGPYHSGSIESTLLTIRGIKVVYPSNAADMKGLMRAAYLDPNPVVMLEHKGLYWSKVPGTEDAKTVEPATGYVVPLGKAAVSQQADATKLQNGETCVVITYGMGVHWAKTASRQFAGQVEILDLRTLNPLDYEAVEAAVRRHGKALVLTEEPLMNSFAESLAGRIQRTCFRQLDAPVFTLGAANLPAIALNVELERQMLPNPDKVAAALAELLGY, encoded by the coding sequence ATGTCCCTGCACGCTGCCCCCACTCTGGAAGCTGACTTCACTGCCGCCCCGCCCGCGCCCGAAACGCTGCGCCGGGTGTACCGCCTGATGCGGACCGCCGACGAGCTGGCCCGCCTCTACGAAGAAAACAAGGCCGTGACGGCCAAGTACGTGCACGCCACCGCCCGCGGCCACGAGGCCATTCAGCTGGCCGCCGCCAGCCAGCTCGGCCCCCAGGACTACGTGGCGCCCTACTACCGCGACGACGCCATGCTGTTGGGCATCGGCCTGCAGCCTTACGAGCTGATGCTGCAGCTCATGGCCAAGCGCGACGACCCATTTTCGGGCGGCCGCACTTACTACAGCCACCCCTCGCTGCGGCGCGCCGGCTTCCCTACCATTCCGCACCAAAGCTCGGCCACCGGTATGCAGGCCATTCCGGCCACCGGCGTCGCCCACGGCATCAAGTATCTGGAAAGCCAGGGGCTGGCGACAAGTAGTAATGAGCAATTAGCAATTAGTGATTCATCCACGGATTTGCCAGCGGATGCAGGTTCAGGCGATGATGAACAGCCAATTCTTAATTCTTCATTACTAATTACTAATTCAGAAAAGAAGCCGCTCGTGTTGTGTTCCATCGGCGACGGTGCCATGACCGAGGGAGAGGTGAGCGAGGCGCTGCAGATGGCCGTGCTGCACCAGTTGCCCATTATTTACCTGGTGCAGGACAACGAATGGGGCATTTCGGCCACGGGCCGCGAGATGCGGGCCATGGATGCCTACGAGTTTGCGGCCGGCTTTAAAGGGCTGCACCGCCTGCAGTTCGACGGGGCCGATTTCCTGGCCAGCTACGCGGGCATGCAGCAGGCCGCCGATTACGTGCGCGAGCGGCGCGGCCCGGTGCTGGTGCACGCCCGCTGCCCGCTGCTGGGCCACCACACCAGCGGCGTGCGCCGCGAGTGGTACCGCGGCGACAACCTCGCCCAACACTCCCTGCAGGACCCGCTGCCGCGCTTCCACCAGCAGCTATTGGAGCTGGGCTTCGCCGAAGACGAGCTGCAGCAGCTGGCCGCTGAGGCCCGCGCCACTGTGGAGGCCGACTACCAGCGCGCCCTGGCCGCCCCCAACCCCGACCCCGCCACCTTCGCCGACCACGAGTTTGCCCCGCCGGCCGTGACCGAGGAAGCCGGCGAGCGGACCCCCGCCGGAGCCGACAAGGCCCTGATGGTGGACGCCGCCCTGCACGCCGTGGATGATATTCTGCGCGAGTTTCCGGAGGCCCTGTTTTACGGTCAGGACGTGGGTGGTGAGTTGGGCGGCGTGTTCCGCGAGGCCGCCCTGCTGGCCAAAAAGTACGGCGACGCCCGCGTGTTTAACACGCCTATTCAGGAGGCCTACATCGTGGGCAGCACGGCCGGCATGAGCGCCGTGGGCGCCAAGGCCATCGTGGAAGTGCAGTTCGCCGATTACATCTGGCCGGCCCTGAACCAGCTGGTGGAGGAGCTCAGCAAGAGCTGCTACCTCTCCAACGGCCAGTTTCCGGTGCAGAGCCTCATCCGGGTGCCCATCGGGGCCTACGGCGGGGGCGGGCCCTACCACTCAGGCTCCATCGAAAGCACGCTGCTCACCATCCGCGGCATCAAGGTGGTGTACCCCAGCAACGCCGCCGACATGAAGGGCCTGATGCGCGCCGCCTACCTCGACCCCAACCCCGTGGTGATGCTGGAGCACAAAGGCCTCTACTGGAGCAAAGTGCCCGGCACCGAAGACGCCAAAACCGTGGAGCCCGCCACTGGCTACGTGGTGCCGCTCGGCAAAGCCGCCGTGTCCCAGCAGGCCGACGCCACGAAGCTGCAAAACGGCGAAACCTGCGTAGTGATTACCTACGGCATGGGCGTGCACTGGGCCAAAACCGCCAGCCGCCAGTTTGCCGGCCAGGTGGAAATCCTGGATCTGCGCACCCTCAACCCTCTCGACTACGAAGCCGTGGAAGCCGCCGTGCGTCGCCACGGTAAGGCCCTGGTGCTGACCGAGGAGCCGCTTATGAATTCCTTCGCCGAAAGTCTGGCCGGGCGCATCCAGCGTACCTGCTTCCGCCAGCTCGACGCGCCCGTGTTCACGCTCGGCGCCGCCAATCTGCCTGCCATTGCCCTCAACGTGGAGCTGGAACGCCAGATGCTGCCCAACCCCGATAAGGTAGCCGCCGCCCTGGCCGAGCTGCTGGGGTACTAG
- a CDS encoding GNAT family N-acetyltransferase has protein sequence MFVPLAISAATPADLPALAGLVNNAYRGEASLRGWTSEAHLLDGPRTDEADLHQLAAVPGATFLLACTEAGELVGSVYTKPQAPDLYVGMLSVDPTRQAAGIGRQLLAATEAQARQTGFSSVLISVISVRAELIAWYERLGFQRTGEVLPFPVHASPSIPKQPLELLLLRKMV, from the coding sequence ATGTTCGTTCCGCTCGCCATTTCCGCCGCCACTCCCGCCGACCTGCCCGCCCTGGCTGGCCTCGTCAACAACGCCTACCGCGGCGAAGCCAGCCTGCGTGGCTGGACCTCCGAAGCCCACCTGCTCGACGGCCCCCGCACCGACGAAGCCGACCTGCACCAGCTCGCGGCCGTGCCCGGCGCCACCTTCCTGCTGGCCTGCACCGAAGCCGGCGAGCTGGTGGGCAGCGTCTATACCAAGCCCCAGGCCCCCGACCTGTACGTGGGCATGCTGTCCGTGGACCCCACGCGGCAGGCGGCAGGAATCGGGCGGCAGCTGCTGGCCGCCACCGAAGCCCAGGCCCGGCAGACCGGTTTCAGCAGCGTGCTGATTTCCGTCATTTCGGTGCGCGCCGAGCTGATTGCCTGGTACGAGCGGCTGGGCTTCCAACGCACCGGCGAGGTGCTGCCGTTTCCGGTGCACGCCAGCCCCAGCATCCCGAAGCAGCCGCTGGAGCTGCTGCTGCTGCGCAAGATGGTGTAG
- a CDS encoding MBL fold metallo-hydrolase yields MVAASGLAGADVREISGAGKVNRPALRRVSQPLVFRGVHLMNILGKNPSQSSQRQFMGLENYHNGQFRNPGNVRFSPADANLGQMLRDYLRRPATVTPSRPIPSVTTDLRQLPALAAPTLVWFGHSSYLIKAAGLTMLVDPVFSGAASPVPYSVQAYVGANTYQVADLPPIDVLLITHDHYDHLDYATVRQLRDKVTRLVVPLGVGSHFRHWGFEEARITELNWHDTTTLPGGAQLTATPAQHMSGRGVRARRTLWASYVLQLPGHRLFLGGDSGYGPHFRAIGAQYGPFDLAVLENGQYNELWHAVHTLPAETARAAQELGARLLLPVHWAKFTLGYHPWNEPIRLLLPAAEALGLPVTVPRIGEPYTLGEPVKQAAWWDFD; encoded by the coding sequence ATGGTTGCAGCATCCGGCCTGGCTGGGGCTGATGTGCGGGAAATATCCGGGGCCGGTAAAGTAAACCGGCCGGCGCTGCGTCGTGTTAGCCAGCCGCTGGTTTTTCGCGGCGTGCACCTGATGAACATACTGGGTAAAAACCCTTCCCAAAGCAGCCAGCGCCAGTTTATGGGGCTGGAAAACTACCACAACGGCCAGTTCCGCAACCCGGGCAACGTGCGCTTCAGCCCCGCTGATGCCAACCTGGGCCAGATGCTGCGCGACTACCTGCGCCGCCCTGCCACCGTCACGCCCTCGCGCCCGATACCATCGGTAACGACTGACCTGCGGCAGCTGCCTGCGCTGGCGGCGCCCACGCTGGTGTGGTTCGGTCACTCGTCGTACCTGATTAAGGCGGCGGGCCTCACGATGCTCGTGGATCCGGTGTTCAGCGGGGCGGCCTCGCCGGTGCCGTACTCGGTGCAGGCCTACGTCGGCGCCAACACCTACCAGGTCGCCGACCTGCCGCCCATTGACGTGCTACTCATCACCCATGACCACTACGACCACCTCGACTACGCCACCGTGCGCCAGCTCCGCGACAAAGTAACGCGGTTGGTGGTGCCGCTGGGCGTGGGCAGTCACTTCCGGCACTGGGGCTTCGAGGAGGCGCGCATCACCGAGCTGAACTGGCACGATACCACCACGCTGCCGGGCGGGGCGCAGCTCACGGCCACGCCCGCCCAGCACATGTCGGGGCGCGGGGTGCGGGCGCGGCGCACGCTGTGGGCGTCGTACGTGCTGCAGCTGCCCGGTCACCGCCTGTTTCTGGGCGGCGACAGTGGCTACGGCCCGCACTTCCGGGCCATCGGCGCGCAGTACGGGCCGTTTGATCTGGCGGTGCTGGAAAACGGGCAGTACAACGAGCTCTGGCACGCCGTGCACACGCTGCCCGCCGAAACGGCGCGGGCGGCGCAGGAGCTGGGCGCGCGCCTGCTGCTACCGGTGCATTGGGCCAAGTTCACGCTCGGCTACCATCCCTGGAACGAGCCCATCCGCCTACTGCTGCCGGCCGCCGAGGCCCTGGGCCTGCCCGTAACCGTGCCCCGTATCGGGGAACCCTACACACTGGGCGAGCCAGTGAAACAGGCGGCGTGGTGGGATTTCGACTGA
- the hemF gene encoding oxygen-dependent coproporphyrinogen oxidase: MLSAPAAPFPTPRPAAEFRETVADWMRQFQDWLCQQLEQADGTGRFQEDAWQHHGGGGGRSRVLTHGTIIEKGGVNFSGVQGTMSEQAARVLLMPNPEYFATGVSVVQHPRSPQVPIAHMNVRYFEAGNGEAWFGGGLDLTPIYVDEAQARWFHEQIAAACAPHDPTYYARFKTWADDYFFLPHRQETRGVGGIFFDRLTVGKDGDRDALFAFVQAVGRVFGEAYCELLRQNADRPYSEREKQWQLVRRGRYAEFNLAFDRGTRFGLETGGRTESILMSLPPQCEWHYNFPIEPGSPEAATQQWLRKGVDWLAPR, translated from the coding sequence ATGCTTTCCGCCCCTGCTGCCCCCTTCCCCACGCCCCGCCCCGCCGCCGAATTCCGTGAAACCGTGGCCGACTGGATGCGCCAGTTCCAGGACTGGCTCTGCCAGCAGCTGGAGCAGGCCGATGGCACGGGCCGCTTTCAGGAAGACGCCTGGCAGCACCACGGCGGCGGCGGCGGGCGCAGCCGGGTGCTCACCCACGGCACCATCATCGAGAAGGGCGGCGTGAACTTTTCGGGCGTGCAGGGCACCATGAGCGAGCAGGCCGCGCGCGTGCTGCTCATGCCCAACCCCGAGTACTTTGCCACCGGCGTGAGCGTGGTGCAGCACCCGCGCAGCCCGCAGGTGCCCATTGCCCACATGAACGTGCGCTACTTCGAGGCCGGCAACGGCGAAGCCTGGTTTGGCGGCGGCCTCGACCTGACCCCGATTTACGTGGACGAAGCCCAGGCCCGCTGGTTTCATGAGCAGATTGCCGCGGCCTGCGCGCCCCACGACCCCACCTACTACGCCCGCTTCAAAACCTGGGCCGACGACTACTTCTTCCTGCCTCACCGCCAGGAAACCCGCGGCGTGGGTGGCATCTTCTTCGACCGGCTCACGGTGGGCAAAGACGGCGACCGGGACGCGCTGTTTGCCTTCGTGCAGGCCGTGGGGCGGGTGTTTGGCGAAGCCTACTGCGAGCTGCTGCGCCAGAACGCCGACCGCCCCTACTCCGAGCGCGAAAAGCAGTGGCAGCTGGTGCGCCGCGGCCGCTACGCCGAGTTCAACCTAGCCTTCGACCGGGGCACGCGCTTCGGCCTGGAAACCGGCGGCCGCACCGAAAGCATCCTCATGAGTCTGCCGCCGCAGTGCGAATGGCACTATAATTTTCCCATCGAGCCGGGCTCGCCCGAAGCCGCCACCCAACAGTGGCTGCGCAAAGGAGTCGACTGGCTGGCCCCTCGTTAA
- a CDS encoding phosphatase PAP2 family protein — protein MIEALQSFDRWLLVAANTHRTPKLDTLMVFFTERLVWFPAYFVLLVMLAYLFGRRAWLLLPLLGASVALADVISSRLFKPYFARLRPCHDPDLSATLNLINGCGGQFGFMSSHAANAFALTVFMNLVLPRRYRVAKWLLLGWAMVVSYSRMYLAAHFPSDVLAGAILGSLLAWGSATLFRRLDARLFPAHKLSEPTHSISEKAPVGR, from the coding sequence TTGATAGAAGCGCTACAATCGTTTGACCGCTGGCTGCTGGTAGCCGCCAACACCCACCGTACGCCCAAGCTGGACACCCTCATGGTGTTCTTCACGGAGCGGCTGGTGTGGTTTCCGGCGTACTTTGTGCTGCTCGTGATGCTGGCCTATCTATTTGGGCGGCGCGCCTGGCTGCTGCTGCCGCTACTGGGCGCCAGCGTGGCCCTGGCCGACGTAATATCCAGTCGCCTGTTCAAGCCCTACTTCGCCCGCCTCCGCCCCTGCCACGACCCCGACCTGTCGGCTACGCTGAACCTGATCAACGGCTGCGGCGGGCAGTTCGGGTTTATGTCGTCGCACGCGGCCAACGCCTTTGCCCTCACCGTGTTTATGAATCTGGTACTGCCCCGGCGCTACCGCGTGGCTAAGTGGCTGCTGCTGGGCTGGGCGATGGTGGTGAGCTACAGCCGCATGTACCTGGCCGCACACTTCCCGTCGGACGTGCTGGCCGGCGCGATACTGGGCAGCCTGCTGGCCTGGGGCAGCGCCACGCTGTTCCGGCGGCTGGATGCGCGCCTGTTTCCGGCCCACAAACTTTCCGAGCCCACCCACTCCATTTCCGAGAAAGCACCAGTCGGCCGGTAG
- a CDS encoding phosphodiester glycosidase family protein yields the protein MNVRILRLLLAGLLLGIAGGAFFMARPQPRDPVGRFLSYRVDLSRQHLRLFWLDEQRRPLRSLGRLRRWLADRGDTLEFAMNGGMFRPGNAPLGLYIENGRLITPLDTGAGAGNFYLKPNGVFYLTPDNQAGVCRTADFARLLRQRSVRYATQSGPMLVLDGQLHPAFRAGSANRQIRNGVGVLPDGRVLCVLSREPVNFYDFARYFQQQGCRNALYLDGFVSRAYLPAQGWTQTDGDLGVLVGVTSR from the coding sequence ATGAACGTCAGAATCCTGCGGCTGCTACTGGCCGGACTGTTGCTGGGAATAGCGGGTGGAGCCTTTTTTATGGCCCGCCCGCAGCCCCGTGACCCGGTCGGGCGCTTTCTCAGCTACCGGGTTGACCTGAGCCGGCAGCACCTGCGCCTCTTCTGGCTGGACGAGCAACGCCGGCCGCTACGCAGCCTGGGCCGGCTGCGCCGCTGGCTGGCCGACCGGGGCGATACGCTGGAGTTTGCCATGAACGGCGGTATGTTTCGGCCCGGCAACGCGCCGCTCGGGCTCTACATCGAAAACGGGCGGCTGATAACGCCTCTGGACACCGGGGCCGGAGCCGGCAACTTCTACCTCAAGCCCAACGGCGTTTTCTACCTCACCCCCGATAACCAGGCCGGCGTGTGCCGCACGGCCGATTTTGCGCGGCTGCTTCGCCAGCGTTCTGTGCGCTACGCCACCCAGTCGGGGCCGATGCTGGTGCTGGATGGGCAGCTGCACCCGGCGTTCCGGGCCGGCTCCGCAAACCGGCAGATCCGCAACGGCGTGGGGGTGCTGCCCGATGGGCGGGTGCTGTGCGTACTGTCGCGGGAGCCGGTCAACTTCTACGATTTCGCGCGGTACTTTCAGCAGCAGGGCTGCCGTAACGCCCTGTATCTGGATGGCTTCGTATCCCGCGCCTATCTGCCGGCGCAGGGCTGGACGCAGACCGACGGCGACTTGGGCGTGCTTGTCGGCGTAACCAGCCGCTGA
- a CDS encoding VOC family protein produces the protein MEIDHLFIFSDSPHAVAEELRALGLIEGSSRVHPGQGTTNRKFYFENFFLEILWVHDEAEITSPLLQPTRLWERARYATTGTSPYGLCLRNTPDTDPVFTAALAYQPVYFPAGLPIEVLPHAHNPSLPWTFRLPFKGPQAATTEPTQHPAGLRRLTHAAFGLAKYEAADLLLQQLAGQPQLAFGPATANCLALTFDEHRQGQTVHVPVLNLTLAY, from the coding sequence ATGGAAATTGACCACCTCTTCATCTTCTCCGACTCGCCGCACGCCGTTGCCGAGGAGTTGCGGGCCCTGGGCCTGATCGAAGGGAGCAGCCGCGTGCACCCCGGGCAGGGCACCACCAACCGGAAGTTTTACTTCGAGAATTTCTTTTTGGAGATTCTGTGGGTGCACGACGAAGCGGAAATCACGAGCCCACTGCTGCAGCCTACGCGGCTGTGGGAGCGGGCCCGCTACGCCACCACGGGCACCTCGCCCTACGGCCTGTGTTTGCGCAATACCCCCGATACAGACCCAGTTTTCACGGCGGCTTTGGCGTATCAGCCGGTGTACTTTCCGGCGGGCCTGCCCATAGAGGTGCTGCCCCACGCCCACAATCCCAGCCTGCCCTGGACGTTTCGGCTGCCCTTCAAAGGCCCCCAAGCCGCCACCACCGAGCCTACGCAGCACCCGGCCGGTCTGCGTCGCCTCACCCACGCTGCGTTCGGGCTGGCGAAATACGAGGCCGCTGACTTGCTGCTGCAGCAGTTGGCGGGCCAGCCGCAGCTGGCGTTCGGGCCCGCGACGGCCAATTGCCTAGCGCTTACTTTTGACGAGCATCGGCAGGGCCAGACCGTGCACGTTCCGGTCCTGAACCTGACGCTTGCCTACTAG
- a CDS encoding riboflavin synthase, which produces MFTGIIETLGTITDVRRENSNIHFTVQSGFAQELKIDQSVAHDGVCLTVVAVDGMAGTHVVTAIDETLQKTNLNAWAPGRRVNLERCLAANGRFDGHIVQGHVDLTAECEAVEDQNGSWLYRFRHEPGAGRVTVEKGSICINGTSLTCFNSTDDGFSVAIIPYTYEHTTFQDLQPGHRVNLEFDIVGKYVAKLLGK; this is translated from the coding sequence ATGTTCACCGGCATCATCGAAACCCTCGGCACCATCACGGACGTGCGCCGCGAAAACTCCAATATCCACTTCACCGTGCAGTCGGGCTTCGCGCAGGAGCTGAAAATCGACCAGAGCGTGGCCCACGACGGCGTGTGCCTGACCGTGGTGGCCGTAGACGGCATGGCGGGCACCCACGTGGTAACGGCCATCGACGAGACGCTGCAGAAAACCAACCTGAACGCCTGGGCGCCCGGCCGCCGGGTGAACCTGGAGCGCTGCCTGGCCGCCAACGGCCGCTTCGACGGCCACATCGTGCAGGGCCACGTCGACCTCACGGCTGAGTGCGAGGCCGTGGAAGACCAGAACGGTAGCTGGCTGTACCGCTTCCGCCACGAGCCCGGCGCCGGCCGCGTAACCGTGGAAAAAGGCTCCATCTGCATTAATGGCACCAGCCTCACTTGCTTCAACAGCACCGACGACGGTTTTTCGGTGGCCATTATCCCGTATACCTACGAGCATACCACTTTCCAGGACCTGCAGCCCGGCCACCGCGTGAACCTGGAGTTCGACATTGTGGGCAAGTACGTGGCCAAGCTGCTGGGCAAGTAG